One Streptomyces sp. NBC_00554 DNA segment encodes these proteins:
- the hydA gene encoding dihydropyrimidinase — translation MSRTVIRGGLVVTASDEIHADVLIEDGRIAALAATGTPAADAWTAERTIDATGKYVIPGGVDAHTHMELPFGGTFASDTFETGTRAAAWGGTTTIVDFAVQSVGHSLREGLDAWNAKADGKCAIDYAFHMIVSDVNQETLKEMDLLVEEGVTSFKQFMAYPGVFYSDDGQILRAMQRSAENGGLIMMHAENGIAIDVLVEQALSRGETDPRFHGEVRKALLEAEATHRAIKLAQVAGAPLYVVHVSAQQAVAELARARDEGLNVFGETCPQYLFLSTDNLAEPDFEGSKYVCSTPLRPKEHQAALWRGLRTNDLQVVSTDHCPFCFVGQKDLGRGDFSKIPNGLPGVENRMDLLHQAVVDGHITRRRWIEIACATPARMFGLYPKKGTIAPGADADVVIYDPHAEQVLSVETHHMNVDYSAYEGKRITGRVETVLSRGELVITEREFTGRAGHGVYTPRSTCQYLL, via the coding sequence ATGAGCCGTACCGTCATCCGAGGTGGCCTGGTCGTCACCGCGTCCGACGAGATCCATGCCGACGTCCTGATCGAGGACGGCCGCATCGCTGCTCTTGCCGCGACCGGCACCCCGGCAGCCGACGCGTGGACGGCCGAGCGGACCATAGACGCCACCGGCAAGTACGTCATCCCGGGCGGCGTCGACGCGCACACCCACATGGAACTGCCGTTCGGCGGCACCTTCGCCTCCGACACCTTCGAGACGGGCACCCGGGCCGCGGCCTGGGGCGGCACCACCACCATCGTCGACTTCGCGGTGCAGAGCGTGGGCCACTCCCTGCGTGAGGGCCTCGACGCCTGGAACGCCAAGGCCGACGGCAAGTGCGCCATCGACTACGCCTTCCACATGATCGTCTCCGACGTCAACCAGGAGACGCTCAAGGAGATGGACCTGCTCGTCGAGGAGGGCGTCACCTCCTTCAAGCAGTTCATGGCCTACCCCGGCGTCTTCTACAGCGACGACGGCCAGATCCTGCGCGCCATGCAGCGCTCCGCCGAGAACGGCGGCCTGATCATGATGCACGCCGAGAACGGCATCGCGATCGACGTGCTCGTGGAGCAGGCGCTGTCCCGTGGTGAGACCGACCCCCGCTTCCACGGGGAAGTGCGCAAGGCGCTGTTGGAGGCCGAGGCCACCCACCGTGCCATCAAGCTCGCCCAGGTGGCCGGGGCGCCCCTGTACGTCGTGCACGTCTCGGCGCAGCAGGCGGTCGCCGAGCTGGCACGGGCGCGCGACGAGGGCCTGAACGTCTTCGGCGAGACCTGCCCGCAGTACCTGTTCCTGTCGACGGACAACCTGGCCGAGCCCGACTTCGAGGGCTCGAAGTACGTGTGCTCCACGCCGCTGAGGCCCAAGGAACACCAGGCCGCACTGTGGCGCGGACTGCGTACGAACGACCTCCAGGTCGTCTCCACCGACCACTGCCCCTTCTGCTTCGTCGGCCAGAAGGACCTGGGCCGCGGCGACTTCTCGAAGATCCCCAACGGGCTCCCGGGTGTCGAGAACCGGATGGACCTGCTCCACCAGGCCGTCGTCGACGGGCACATCACGCGCCGCCGCTGGATCGAGATCGCCTGCGCGACCCCGGCCCGGATGTTCGGCCTGTACCCGAAGAAGGGCACGATCGCGCCGGGCGCCGACGCCGACGTCGTCATCTACGACCCGCACGCCGAGCAGGTCCTGTCGGTGGAGACGCACCACATGAACGTCGACTACTCGGCGTACGAGGGAAAGCGCATCACCGGCCGGGTCGAGACCGTGCTCTCGCGGGGCGAACTCGTCATCACCGAGCGGGAGTTCACCGGACGCGCTGGTCACGGCGTCTACACCCCCCGCTCCACCTGTCAGTACCTTCTCTGA
- a CDS encoding TIGR03842 family LLM class F420-dependent oxidoreductase: protein MDFGLVLQTDPPASRVIDLMKRAEGNGFTYGWTFDSAVLWQEPFVIYSQILANTEKLTVGPMVTNPGTRTWEVTASTFATLNDMYGNRTVCGIGRGDSAMRVAGRKPNTLARISGAMKVIRALGRGDEADLGGTVIKFPWVKPGAELPVWMAAYGPKALKMTGEEADGFILQLADLYLTEYMVKAVKDAAVAVGRDPSEVKICVAAPAYITADDSPEALAHAREQCRWFGGMVGNHVADLVSKYGEHSAAVPDELTEYIKAREGYDYSHHGRSDNPDTKFVPDEIVDRFCLIGTAEQHIEKLNALRELGVDQFAVYDMHDAQEATIDAYGTKVIPALNAQ, encoded by the coding sequence ATGGACTTCGGACTCGTCCTGCAGACAGACCCACCTGCCTCCCGCGTCATCGACCTGATGAAGCGGGCCGAGGGCAACGGCTTCACGTACGGCTGGACCTTCGACTCCGCCGTGCTGTGGCAGGAACCCTTTGTGATCTACAGTCAGATCCTCGCGAACACCGAGAAGTTGACGGTCGGCCCGATGGTCACCAACCCGGGCACCCGTACCTGGGAGGTCACCGCCTCCACCTTCGCGACGCTCAACGACATGTACGGCAACCGCACGGTGTGCGGCATCGGCCGCGGCGACTCGGCGATGCGCGTCGCCGGACGCAAGCCCAACACCCTGGCGCGGATCAGCGGTGCCATGAAGGTCATCCGTGCCCTCGGGCGTGGCGACGAGGCCGACCTCGGCGGCACCGTCATCAAGTTCCCCTGGGTCAAGCCCGGTGCCGAACTCCCGGTCTGGATGGCCGCGTACGGCCCCAAGGCCCTGAAGATGACCGGCGAGGAGGCCGACGGGTTCATCCTCCAGCTCGCCGACCTCTACCTCACCGAGTACATGGTCAAGGCCGTGAAGGACGCGGCCGTGGCGGTCGGACGTGACCCGTCCGAGGTCAAGATCTGCGTGGCGGCGCCCGCGTACATCACCGCGGACGACTCGCCCGAGGCACTCGCCCACGCACGTGAGCAGTGCCGCTGGTTCGGCGGCATGGTCGGCAACCACGTCGCCGACCTCGTCTCCAAGTACGGCGAGCACTCGGCCGCCGTACCCGACGAACTCACCGAATACATCAAGGCCCGTGAGGGCTACGACTACTCGCACCACGGCCGCAGCGACAACCCCGACACCAAGTTCGTGCCCGACGAGATCGTCGACCGGTTCTGCCTCATCGGCACGGCCGAGCAGCACATCGAGAAGCTGAACGCGCTGCGCGAGCTGGGCGTCGACCAGTTCGCGGTGTACGACATGCACGACGCGCAGGAGGCCACCATCGACGCGTACGGGACGAAGGTCATCCCGGCCCTCAACGCCCAGTAG
- the map gene encoding type I methionyl aminopeptidase, whose protein sequence is MVELKTDTSIDEMYEAGQVVGRALTAVREAADVGVSLLELDELAHQVLRDAGASSPFLGYRPSFAPTPFPAVICASVNDAIVHGIPSGYRLHDGDLVSIDFGAQLGGWAGDSAISFTVGTPRAADVRLIEAAERALAAGIEAAVVGNRIGDIAHAIGTVCRAAGYGIPQGFGGHGIGRRMHEDPPVPNEGRPGRGLPLRHGMVLAIEPMLIGGGTDGYHEDTDGWTLRTNDRSRAAHAEHTVAITDAGPRILTAR, encoded by the coding sequence ATGGTGGAACTGAAGACGGACACATCTATCGACGAAATGTACGAGGCGGGCCAGGTCGTGGGCCGAGCCCTCACGGCGGTACGCGAGGCCGCTGACGTGGGCGTCTCACTACTGGAACTGGACGAGCTCGCGCACCAGGTGCTGCGGGACGCGGGCGCGAGCTCCCCCTTCCTCGGCTACCGCCCCTCCTTCGCGCCCACCCCGTTCCCCGCCGTCATCTGCGCCTCCGTGAACGACGCGATCGTGCACGGCATCCCGAGCGGCTACCGGCTGCACGACGGCGACCTGGTCTCCATCGACTTCGGCGCCCAGCTCGGCGGCTGGGCGGGGGACTCGGCGATCAGTTTCACCGTGGGCACGCCGCGCGCCGCCGACGTACGCCTCATCGAGGCCGCCGAGCGCGCACTCGCGGCGGGCATCGAGGCAGCCGTGGTCGGCAACCGCATCGGGGACATCGCGCACGCCATCGGCACGGTGTGCCGCGCCGCGGGGTACGGCATCCCGCAGGGCTTCGGCGGCCACGGCATCGGCCGCCGTATGCACGAGGACCCGCCCGTCCCGAACGAGGGCCGCCCCGGCCGCGGACTCCCCCTCCGCCACGGCATGGTCCTCGCCATCGAGCCCATGCTCATCGGCGGCGGCACCGACGGCTACCACGAGGACACCGACGGCTGGACCCTCCGCACGAACGACCGCTCCCGCGCGGCCCACGCGGAACACACCGTGGCGATCACGGACGCGGGCCCCCGCATCCTGACGGCACGCTGA
- a CDS encoding nitrilase-related carbon-nitrogen hydrolase: MANVVRAALVQATWTGDTASMVAKHEEHAREAARQGAKIIGFQEVFNAPYFCQVQEPEHYSWAEPVPDGPTVTRMKELARETGMVIVVPVFEVEQSGFYFNTAAVIDADGTYLGKYRKHHIPQVKGFWEKYYFKPGNLGWPVFDTAVGRIGVYICYDRHFPEGWRQLGLNGAQLVYNPSATSRGLSSHLWQLEQPAAAVANEYFIAAINRVGQEEYGDNDFYGTSYFVDPRGQFVGETASDKAEELIVRDLDFDLIEEVRQQWAFYRDRRPDAYEGLVQP, from the coding sequence ATGGCCAACGTCGTACGCGCCGCTCTCGTCCAGGCCACCTGGACCGGCGACACCGCATCCATGGTCGCCAAGCATGAGGAGCACGCCCGCGAGGCGGCCCGGCAGGGCGCCAAGATCATCGGTTTCCAGGAGGTCTTCAACGCCCCCTACTTCTGCCAGGTCCAGGAGCCAGAGCACTACAGCTGGGCGGAGCCGGTTCCCGACGGGCCCACCGTCACCCGTATGAAGGAGCTCGCCCGCGAGACCGGCATGGTCATCGTCGTGCCCGTGTTCGAGGTCGAGCAGTCCGGCTTCTACTTCAACACCGCGGCCGTGATCGACGCCGACGGCACCTACCTGGGCAAGTACCGCAAGCACCACATCCCCCAGGTGAAGGGCTTCTGGGAGAAGTACTACTTCAAACCGGGGAACCTGGGCTGGCCCGTCTTCGACACCGCGGTGGGTCGCATCGGCGTCTACATCTGCTACGACCGGCACTTCCCCGAAGGCTGGCGGCAGCTCGGTCTCAACGGCGCCCAGCTCGTGTACAACCCGTCCGCGACCTCCCGCGGCCTCTCCTCCCACCTCTGGCAGCTGGAGCAGCCCGCCGCGGCCGTCGCCAACGAGTACTTCATCGCCGCGATCAACCGGGTCGGGCAGGAGGAGTACGGGGACAACGACTTCTACGGGACCTCGTACTTCGTCGACCCGCGTGGACAGTTCGTGGGCGAGACGGCGAGTGACAAGGCCGAGGAACTCATCGTCCGTGATCTCGACTTCGACCTGATCGAGGAAGTGCGCCAGCAGTGGGCGTTCTACCGCGACCGGCGTCCCGACGCGTACGAAGGGCTGGTGCAGCCGTGA
- a CDS encoding aspartate aminotransferase family protein produces MTDLYARHKAVLPDWLALYYEDPIEITHGEGRHVWDAKGNKYLDFFGGILTTMTAHALPEVTKAVSEQAGRIIHSSTLYLNRPMVELAERIAHLSGIPDARVFFTTSGTEANDTALLLATAYRQSNQILAMRNSYHGRSFTTVGITGNKGWSPTSLSPLQTLYVHGGVRTRGPYADLSDDEFIAACVADLEDLLGHVRSPAALIAEPIQGVGGFTAPPDGLFAAFREVLRERGILWISDEVQTGWGRTGEHFWGWQAHAASGPPDMLTFAKGIGNGTSIGGVVASAEIMNCLDSNSISTFGGSPVTMAAGLANLTYLLEHDLQGNARRVGGLLIERLRAIAAQLDGVREVRGRGLMIGIELVKPGTDEANPEGAAAVLEAAREEGLLIGKGGGHNTSVLRIAPPLSLTVAEAEEGAAILERALRRATQ; encoded by the coding sequence GTGACCGACCTGTACGCGCGCCACAAGGCCGTCCTGCCCGACTGGCTCGCCCTCTACTACGAGGACCCGATCGAGATCACCCACGGCGAGGGCCGGCACGTCTGGGACGCCAAGGGCAACAAGTACCTCGACTTCTTCGGCGGCATCCTCACCACGATGACCGCGCACGCGCTGCCCGAGGTGACGAAGGCGGTGAGCGAGCAGGCGGGGCGGATCATCCACTCCTCCACGCTCTACCTCAACCGGCCGATGGTCGAACTCGCCGAGCGGATCGCCCACTTGTCCGGCATCCCGGACGCACGCGTCTTCTTCACCACCTCCGGCACCGAGGCCAACGACACAGCTCTCCTGCTCGCCACCGCCTACCGGCAGAGCAACCAGATCCTGGCGATGCGCAACAGCTACCACGGCCGCTCGTTCACCACGGTCGGCATCACCGGGAACAAGGGCTGGTCGCCGACCTCGCTGTCACCGCTCCAGACGCTGTACGTCCATGGCGGCGTCCGCACCCGCGGCCCGTACGCCGATCTCAGCGACGACGAGTTCATCGCGGCCTGCGTCGCCGACCTGGAGGACCTGCTCGGTCACGTGCGGTCGCCCGCGGCACTGATCGCCGAGCCCATCCAGGGCGTCGGCGGCTTCACGGCACCGCCCGACGGTCTGTTCGCGGCCTTCCGCGAGGTGCTGCGCGAGCGCGGCATCCTCTGGATCTCCGACGAGGTGCAGACCGGCTGGGGGCGGACGGGCGAGCACTTCTGGGGCTGGCAGGCGCACGCCGCCTCGGGTCCGCCGGACATGCTCACCTTCGCCAAGGGCATCGGCAACGGCACGTCCATCGGCGGTGTCGTGGCGAGCGCCGAGATCATGAACTGCCTCGACTCCAACTCCATTTCGACCTTCGGCGGCTCTCCGGTCACGATGGCGGCGGGGCTCGCGAACCTCACGTACCTCCTCGAACACGACCTCCAGGGCAACGCCCGGCGGGTCGGCGGACTGCTCATCGAGCGGCTGCGGGCGATCGCCGCGCAACTGGACGGAGTACGGGAGGTCCGTGGCCGTGGGTTGATGATCGGCATCGAGCTGGTCAAGCCCGGCACGGACGAGGCGAATCCCGAAGGCGCCGCGGCCGTGCTCGAAGCGGCCCGGGAAGAAGGCCTGTTGATCGGCAAGGGCGGCGGTCACAACACCAGCGTGCTGCGCATCGCGCCGCCGCTGTCCCTCACCGTCGCGGAGGCGGAGGAGGGCGCGGCGATCCTGGAGCGCGCGCTGCGGCGTGCCACCCAGTAG
- a CDS encoding helix-turn-helix domain-containing protein, whose protein sequence is MVRNPLTPEERERGERLGRLLREARGGRSMAHVAAHAGISAETLRKIETGRAPTPAFFTVAALARALGLSMDDLAGECVPVGV, encoded by the coding sequence ATGGTCCGTAACCCCCTGACTCCTGAAGAGCGTGAGCGCGGCGAGCGGCTCGGGCGGCTGCTGCGTGAGGCCCGCGGCGGGCGGAGCATGGCTCATGTCGCGGCGCACGCCGGGATCTCCGCCGAGACGCTGCGCAAGATCGAGACCGGGCGGGCGCCCACCCCTGCCTTCTTCACGGTGGCGGCGCTCGCGCGGGCGCTCGGCCTGTCCATGGACGACCTCGCGGGGGAGTGTGTGCCGGTCGGGGTGTGA
- the ggt gene encoding gamma-glutamyltransferase, with translation MRRPVARNLAVLAVSAAVVSVGAAAPPSASGGSAAVEKVPVAVGYGGAVASVDADASAAGIEVLKKGGNAVDAAVATAAALGVTEPYSSGIGGGGYFVYYDAKSRKVHTIDGRETAPLTADSGLFLENGQPIAFADAVTSGLGVGTPGTPATWQTALDSWGSKRLSAVLKPAERIARDGFTVDATFRSQTESNQARFRNFPDTAELFLPDGSLPVVGSTFKNPDLASTYEELGEEGVDAIYDGELGKEIVDTVNNPPVDPSSGYNARPGRLSLDDLAAYEAKRQAPTKTSYRGLNVYSIAPSSSGGTTVGEALNILESTDLSKASEAEYLHRYIEASRIAFADRGRWVGDPAFEDVPTKELLSQKYADSRECLIKDDATLTSPLAPGDPRNPAACSTAGTAAPTTYEGENTTHLTVADKWGNVVAYTLTIEQTGGSGITVPDRGFILNNELTDFSFTPANPAVPDPNLPGPGKRPRSSISPTIVLDQHNKPVVALGSPGGATIITTVLQTLTGVVDRGLPLVDAIAAPRASQRNQTTTELEPGLWNSPLKAQLESVGQAFRQNPEIGAATGVQRLPNGQWLAAAETVRRGGGSAMVVRPAS, from the coding sequence ATGCGTCGCCCTGTTGCGCGGAATCTGGCGGTCTTGGCGGTTTCGGCCGCGGTGGTGTCGGTCGGCGCGGCGGCACCACCGTCCGCCTCGGGTGGTTCGGCCGCAGTGGAGAAGGTGCCGGTCGCCGTCGGCTACGGCGGTGCGGTGGCCAGCGTCGACGCGGATGCCTCCGCGGCCGGGATCGAGGTCCTGAAGAAGGGCGGCAACGCGGTGGACGCGGCGGTCGCCACGGCGGCGGCCCTCGGCGTCACCGAGCCGTACTCGTCCGGCATCGGCGGAGGCGGCTACTTCGTCTACTACGACGCCAAGTCCCGTAAGGTCCACACGATCGACGGCCGCGAGACGGCGCCGCTGACCGCAGACTCCGGTCTGTTCCTGGAGAACGGGCAGCCGATCGCCTTCGCGGACGCCGTCACCAGCGGGCTGGGCGTGGGCACTCCCGGGACGCCCGCAACCTGGCAGACGGCACTGGACAGTTGGGGCAGCAAGCGCCTGAGCGCCGTACTGAAGCCCGCCGAACGCATCGCGCGCGACGGCTTCACGGTCGACGCCACCTTCCGCTCGCAGACCGAGTCCAACCAGGCCCGGTTCAGGAACTTCCCGGACACCGCGGAGCTCTTCCTTCCCGACGGCTCGCTCCCGGTGGTCGGCTCGACCTTCAAGAACCCCGATCTCGCCAGTACGTACGAGGAGTTGGGCGAGGAGGGCGTCGACGCGATCTACGACGGCGAACTCGGCAAGGAGATCGTCGACACGGTGAACAATCCGCCGGTGGACCCGAGTTCGGGCTACAACGCCCGCCCCGGCCGGCTGTCGCTCGACGACCTCGCCGCGTACGAGGCGAAGCGGCAGGCGCCCACGAAGACTTCGTACCGCGGTCTGAACGTCTACTCGATCGCGCCCTCCTCCTCGGGCGGGACGACGGTCGGCGAGGCGCTCAACATCCTTGAGAGCACCGACCTGTCGAAGGCGAGCGAGGCGGAGTACCTGCACCGCTACATCGAGGCGAGCCGGATCGCGTTCGCGGACCGGGGGCGCTGGGTGGGCGACCCCGCCTTCGAGGACGTACCGACGAAGGAACTGCTGTCGCAGAAGTACGCCGACTCGCGCGAATGCCTGATCAAGGACGACGCGACGCTGACGAGTCCGCTCGCGCCGGGCGACCCGCGCAATCCGGCGGCCTGCTCGACGGCCGGTACGGCGGCTCCGACGACGTACGAGGGCGAGAACACCACGCACCTGACGGTGGCCGACAAGTGGGGCAACGTCGTCGCGTACACGCTGACCATCGAGCAGACCGGCGGCAGCGGCATCACGGTCCCGGACCGCGGCTTCATCCTCAACAACGAGCTGACGGACTTCTCCTTCACCCCGGCGAACCCGGCCGTGCCCGACCCGAACCTGCCCGGCCCCGGCAAGCGGCCGCGCTCGTCGATCTCGCCGACGATCGTCCTCGACCAGCACAACAAGCCGGTCGTGGCGCTCGGTTCACCGGGCGGCGCGACCATCATCACGACCGTGCTGCAGACCCTTACAGGCGTCGTCGACCGGGGTCTCCCCTTGGTGGACGCGATCGCGGCGCCGCGCGCCAGCCAGCGCAACCAGACCACCACCGAGCTCGAACCGGGCCTGTGGAACAGCCCGTTGAAGGCGCAGCTGGAGTCGGTCGGCCAGGCCTTCCGGCAGAACCCCGAGATCGGTGCGGCGACGGGCGTACAGCGGCTGCCGAACGGGCAGTGGCTCGCGGCGGCGGAGACCGTACGGCGGGGTGGCGGGTCGGCGATGGTCGTGCGGCCGGCCTCGTAG
- a CDS encoding nitrilase-related carbon-nitrogen hydrolase, with product MSRVIRAAVFQTAWTGDKESMIQVHEQAARDAAAQGAQVLCFQELFYGPYFCQVQDKAFYEYAEQIPEGPIVQRFQALAKELGIVLVLPMYEEEQPGVLYNTAAVIDADGSYLGKYRKTHIPQVPGFWEKFYFRPGNSGWPIFDTAVGRIGVYICYDRHFPEGWRALGLAGAEIVFNPSATSRGLSGYLWQLEQPAAAVANEYFVGAINRVGVEEYGDNDFYGTSYFVDPEAQFVGEVASDKETELVVRDLDLAKLREVRDRWQFYRDRAPGAYGPLTAP from the coding sequence ATGAGCAGAGTGATCCGAGCCGCCGTCTTCCAGACCGCGTGGACCGGCGACAAAGAATCGATGATCCAGGTCCACGAGCAGGCGGCACGCGACGCGGCCGCGCAGGGCGCCCAAGTCCTGTGCTTCCAGGAGCTGTTCTACGGGCCGTACTTCTGCCAGGTCCAGGACAAGGCGTTCTACGAGTACGCCGAGCAGATCCCCGAAGGCCCGATCGTCCAGCGCTTCCAGGCGCTGGCCAAGGAACTGGGCATCGTCCTCGTACTGCCGATGTACGAGGAGGAGCAGCCCGGCGTCCTGTACAACACCGCGGCGGTGATCGACGCCGACGGCTCGTACCTGGGCAAGTACCGCAAGACCCACATTCCCCAAGTGCCGGGATTCTGGGAGAAGTTCTACTTCCGGCCGGGCAACTCGGGCTGGCCGATCTTCGACACCGCAGTCGGGAGGATCGGTGTCTACATCTGCTACGACCGGCACTTCCCGGAGGGCTGGCGCGCGCTGGGTCTCGCGGGTGCCGAGATCGTCTTCAACCCCTCGGCCACCTCGCGCGGTCTGTCCGGCTACCTGTGGCAGCTGGAGCAGCCGGCCGCGGCCGTCGCCAACGAGTACTTCGTGGGCGCGATCAACCGGGTGGGCGTCGAGGAGTACGGCGACAACGACTTCTACGGGACCTCGTACTTCGTGGACCCGGAAGCCCAGTTCGTCGGCGAGGTGGCCAGCGACAAGGAGACGGAACTCGTCGTCCGCGACCTGGACCTCGCCAAGCTCCGCGAGGTGCGCGACCGCTGGCAGTTCTACCGGGACCGCGCTCCCGGGGCGTACGGGCCGCTGACGGCTCCGTAG
- a CDS encoding PucR family transcriptional regulator, whose protein sequence is MTTALEPALSVRQVLTMDRVLAGEPEVVAGASHLDRAVRWVHVAEAADVGVMLTGGEMVLTTGVLLAGDVEAQAEYIRSLHRAEAAAVVLGLGRAFPAPPDVMCRAAERCGLPMVVLHRPFPFAELTEEVQSRLVRSKFAAVSLSEAVRTALTGLITSGAPLQRMLDEIAGHAACPVVVTNLAHRVLATAGERSAVDDVLRDWERISRQAGGSEGDGWIRAELGGRGERWGRIVLCGYRGDAATGRLLADRAAEALVLHRMLGGSVHTWEEQSAQSLLTDLVSGVVPARQLLPRARAAGLPVNRRAFVPLVVRDGDPAQLDRVLRLLGLPGLVAELADGATAVLLSLARDQDAEALATHFAVRLRHETGVRTTVAAASPRTAWDDVPAGLREALHVAEAAADAPADQDQPVLVRLRDVHLRGLVRLLRDDPHVQSFAERELDGLLCGADAESELLPVLRTYLATGRNKSRTAQLHHVSRPALYRRLEAIEARLGVDLDDFEQAASVHIALLAHDAQQR, encoded by the coding sequence ATGACCACCGCCTTGGAACCCGCCCTGTCGGTACGCCAGGTCCTCACCATGGACCGGGTGCTCGCCGGAGAGCCCGAGGTGGTGGCCGGCGCGAGCCATCTCGACCGGGCCGTGCGCTGGGTGCACGTCGCCGAGGCCGCCGATGTCGGTGTGATGCTCACGGGCGGCGAAATGGTGCTCACCACCGGGGTGTTGCTCGCCGGCGACGTGGAGGCACAGGCCGAGTACATCCGTTCGCTGCACCGCGCGGAGGCCGCGGCCGTCGTCCTCGGACTCGGCCGGGCCTTCCCCGCGCCGCCGGACGTGATGTGCCGGGCGGCCGAGCGGTGCGGGCTTCCGATGGTGGTGCTCCACCGGCCCTTTCCCTTCGCCGAGTTGACGGAGGAGGTCCAGTCCCGGCTGGTCAGAAGCAAGTTCGCGGCGGTGAGCCTCTCCGAGGCCGTACGGACCGCGCTCACCGGGCTCATCACCTCGGGCGCGCCGCTGCAACGGATGCTCGACGAGATCGCCGGGCACGCCGCCTGTCCCGTCGTCGTCACCAACCTCGCCCACCGGGTTCTCGCCACGGCGGGGGAGCGGTCCGCCGTGGACGACGTACTGCGTGACTGGGAGCGCATCTCCCGGCAGGCGGGCGGGAGTGAGGGCGACGGGTGGATCAGGGCCGAGCTGGGCGGGCGCGGTGAGCGCTGGGGCCGCATCGTGCTGTGCGGGTACCGCGGTGACGCCGCCACCGGGCGGCTGCTCGCCGACCGTGCCGCCGAGGCCCTGGTCCTGCACCGGATGCTCGGCGGCTCCGTGCACACCTGGGAGGAGCAGTCCGCGCAGAGCCTGCTGACCGACCTGGTGAGCGGTGTCGTACCGGCTCGGCAGCTCCTTCCGAGGGCGCGGGCGGCCGGGCTGCCCGTCAACCGGCGTGCGTTCGTGCCCTTGGTGGTGAGGGACGGTGATCCGGCCCAACTCGACAGGGTTCTACGGCTGTTGGGGCTTCCCGGGCTGGTCGCCGAGCTCGCGGACGGAGCCACCGCCGTGCTGCTCAGCCTCGCCAGGGACCAGGACGCGGAGGCGCTGGCCACGCACTTCGCCGTACGGCTGCGGCACGAGACGGGCGTCCGCACGACCGTGGCGGCCGCGTCCCCCCGTACGGCCTGGGACGACGTCCCCGCCGGTTTGCGCGAGGCCCTGCATGTCGCCGAGGCCGCTGCCGACGCGCCCGCAGACCAGGACCAGCCGGTGCTCGTACGCCTCCGCGATGTCCATCTGCGCGGCCTCGTAAGGCTGTTGCGGGACGATCCGCATGTGCAGTCCTTCGCCGAGCGGGAGCTGGACGGACTGCTCTGCGGCGCGGACGCGGAGTCGGAGCTGCTGCCCGTGCTGCGGACGTACCTCGCGACCGGCCGCAACAAGTCGCGCACAGCCCAGCTCCACCATGTCAGCAGGCCCGCGCTGTATCGCCGTCTGGAGGCCATAGAGGCACGTCTCGGCGTCGACCTCGACGACTTCGAACAGGCCGCGTCCGTACACATCGCGCTGCTCGCGCACGACGCGCAACAAAGATGA